One Ranitomeya imitator isolate aRanImi1 chromosome 1, aRanImi1.pri, whole genome shotgun sequence DNA window includes the following coding sequences:
- the LOC138657115 gene encoding extracellular superoxide dismutase [Cu-Zn]-like yields MRSAPFRSVILFISVCFGTRAEMQEACQCEILTDMSEKVNDLWATTLNAIPVWSHPDKTIYATCNLQPNLKLNAAELQITGKILFKQIYPHGKLEAVFTIQGFPMDVNQTSRAIHIHSYGDLSNGCDSTGGHFNPHSVNHPGHPGDFHNFRVRNGKIEQHLTDLEATLFGPYTTVGRSIVVHKLSDDLGKGNNQASLENGNAGTRLACCVIGFTTNSSWDKYIQDNASLKNPRVSRRLNNIRKANN; encoded by the coding sequence ATGCGTTCTGCACCTTTCAGGAGTGTTATACTCTTTATCTCCGTTTGCTTTGGCACCAGAGCAGAGATGCAAGAAGCCTGCCAATGTGAAATATTAACAGATATGTCAGAGAAGGTAAATGACTTATGGGCCACGACCCTGAATGCCATTCCAGTTTGGAGCCATCCAGATAAAACTATATATGCCACATGTAATCTACAGCCAAATCTCAAACTGAACGCAGCTGAGCTTCAAATCACAGGCAAGATTTTGTTTAAGCAAATCTATCCACATGGAAAGTTAGAAGCGGTTTTCACTATACAAGGGTTTCCTATGGATGTCAATCAAACCTCAAGAGCCATTCATATCCATAGTTATGGTGACCTTAGCAATGGTTGTGACTCTACTGGTGGACATTTCAATCCGCATTCAGTAaatcatcctggtcaccctggtgatTTCCACAATTTTCGCGTCCGAAACGGGAAGATTGAACAACATCTTACAGATCTTGAAGCCACGCTGTTCGGCCCATACACCACAGTTGGAAGATCAATTGTTGTCCACAAATTGTCTGATGATCTTGGCAAAGGCAATAACCAGGCCAGTTTGGAAAATGGAAACGCCGGCACACGTCTTGCTTGTTGTGTGATTGGCTTCACTACAAACAGCAGCTGGGATAAGTACATTCAAGATAATGCGAGCCTGAAGAACCCAAGAGTCTCCAGGCGTCTTAACAACATACGAAAAGCTAATAACTGA